The following coding sequences are from one Pigmentibacter sp. JX0631 window:
- a CDS encoding 1-acyl-sn-glycerol-3-phosphate acyltransferase yields MYKVFGIHFRNWLWLYSPLALFIRIKIYPKSVTKETFFDIHNGKSIVYVLPRMSVLDTLILNKALKNFGQKKIITEAKPKRFRHCALLAIKSGSILFSNYHKDHFLSDFIKLLKNDPRAKNDKFIFVPVSIFWSRAPERNEKGFILRSLFPDDGTGNFLQKIFMLLLHRGEVNISFGKYFHTPNLEALTNNEVENSSTFDNEVDLARKMRRLFNIEFAKERTAAFGPTLYDNDKICQWILSTSSTKKFIANSDNPIKTEQQIVKYIYEIGANYNYVTIRALEKMFDFVWNKIFEGVRVRNFESIERIAKDGQILWMPCHRSHFDYLLLSYVLFKKGFVVPHIAAGINLNFWPVGSILRRGGAFFIRRSFSGNKIYAHTFSEYVNFLLQNSFPVEFFQEGGRSRIGKLLVPKMGMLNICIQSIIQRKAENTYIVPVYFGYDKVMEDDSYAKELKGAKKQKENAFQFLNGIRKVFSNYGSVDVSFGEPIRIGTVWTDYFNNLRKEMPNISFQNEILPSDLKNIPDNIDTRDPQIQGLIKNIALHVNQKINSAATASGTAILASCLLANTNQKIAFEDLQFQSVLINYLINELGKNLNWKISTSIEAENIFEFIKFYLNQFNPTHAEVEITQSHTNLASIHNFSEQLFSMGERWKLIFKEFETENNIYFLKNEDKEMNLWWYRGTIFHILTPFGLISQAITQENKQNFSFEYFEFIVNSFRKIWQDELFWDQSTSSEIITKTCLTIFTQLEFLVPNSTFTEFSVQKENPKNIEIIEFLAKTIQPECELYGIILSTAIELVKSKGVFSRDELIQKAITTHSAAYLRTVANQPPIFSKVFSQRAFESLYKAGMFTPRENQKLSLNPTVISGLTHFLNISLWSNYVTS; encoded by the coding sequence ATGTATAAAGTATTCGGTATTCATTTTCGCAATTGGCTTTGGCTTTATTCACCATTAGCATTATTTATAAGAATAAAAATTTATCCAAAATCAGTTACTAAAGAAACTTTTTTTGATATCCATAACGGAAAATCAATTGTCTATGTTTTACCTAGAATGTCTGTCCTTGATACGCTAATATTGAATAAAGCATTAAAAAACTTTGGACAAAAAAAAATAATTACAGAAGCAAAGCCAAAGCGTTTTCGCCATTGCGCTCTACTAGCTATAAAATCAGGTTCTATTCTTTTTTCAAATTATCACAAAGATCATTTTCTCTCTGATTTTATTAAGCTTCTTAAAAACGACCCGCGCGCAAAAAATGATAAATTTATTTTTGTTCCAGTGAGTATTTTTTGGAGTAGAGCTCCTGAAAGAAATGAAAAAGGCTTTATTTTACGTTCTCTTTTTCCAGATGATGGTACGGGAAATTTTCTCCAAAAAATATTTATGTTACTTTTGCATAGAGGTGAAGTAAATATTTCATTTGGTAAGTATTTTCATACTCCAAATTTAGAAGCATTAACAAACAATGAAGTTGAAAACAGTTCTACATTTGATAATGAAGTAGATCTCGCTCGGAAAATGAGAAGATTATTTAATATAGAATTTGCTAAAGAAAGAACCGCTGCATTTGGACCTACTTTATATGACAATGATAAAATTTGCCAATGGATATTATCAACATCTTCAACTAAAAAATTTATTGCTAATTCAGATAATCCAATTAAAACGGAACAACAAATAGTCAAATATATTTATGAAATTGGTGCAAATTATAATTATGTTACAATTCGTGCTTTAGAAAAAATGTTTGATTTTGTTTGGAATAAAATATTTGAAGGAGTTCGTGTTCGAAATTTTGAATCGATAGAAAGAATTGCGAAAGATGGGCAAATATTATGGATGCCGTGCCACCGAAGTCACTTTGATTATTTACTGCTTTCGTATGTCTTATTTAAAAAAGGGTTTGTTGTTCCACACATTGCTGCTGGAATTAATTTAAATTTTTGGCCTGTAGGTTCAATCCTTCGCAGAGGAGGAGCTTTTTTTATTCGAAGAAGTTTTTCTGGAAATAAAATATATGCGCATACTTTTTCTGAATATGTAAATTTTTTACTGCAAAATAGTTTTCCTGTTGAATTTTTCCAAGAAGGTGGCAGAAGCAGAATAGGAAAACTTTTAGTTCCTAAAATGGGAATGCTGAATATTTGTATTCAAAGTATAATTCAACGGAAAGCTGAAAATACATATATTGTTCCTGTTTACTTTGGTTACGATAAAGTAATGGAAGACGATTCTTATGCTAAAGAATTAAAAGGTGCAAAAAAACAAAAAGAAAATGCATTTCAATTTTTAAATGGAATAAGAAAAGTATTTAGTAATTATGGTAGTGTTGATGTTTCCTTTGGAGAACCTATAAGAATTGGTACTGTATGGACAGATTATTTTAATAATCTCAGAAAAGAAATGCCAAATATTTCGTTCCAAAATGAAATATTACCTAGCGATTTAAAAAATATCCCTGATAATATTGATACTAGAGATCCACAAATACAAGGACTAATAAAAAATATAGCACTTCATGTAAATCAAAAAATCAATTCAGCCGCTACAGCTTCTGGAACTGCTATATTAGCCTCTTGTTTATTAGCTAATACAAATCAAAAAATAGCTTTTGAAGACTTACAATTCCAAAGTGTATTAATTAATTATTTAATAAATGAATTAGGAAAAAACTTAAATTGGAAAATATCTACCAGTATTGAAGCAGAAAATATCTTTGAATTTATTAAATTTTATTTAAATCAATTTAATCCAACTCATGCAGAAGTTGAAATAACACAATCTCACACAAATTTAGCTTCTATTCATAACTTTAGTGAACAACTATTTTCTATGGGAGAACGTTGGAAACTTATATTCAAAGAATTTGAAACTGAAAATAATATATATTTTCTTAAAAATGAAGATAAAGAAATGAATTTATGGTGGTATAGAGGAACTATATTCCATATTTTAACTCCTTTTGGTCTTATTTCACAAGCTATTACACAAGAAAATAAACAAAATTTTTCTTTTGAATATTTTGAATTTATAGTCAATTCATTTAGAAAAATATGGCAAGATGAATTATTTTGGGATCAATCAACATCCAGTGAAATAATTACCAAAACATGTTTAACAATATTCACACAACTTGAATTTTTGGTACCTAATTCAACTTTTACCGAGTTTAGCGTACAAAAAGAAAACCCTAAAAATATAGAAATCATAGAATTTTTAGCCAAAACAATTCAACCAGAATGCGAACTTTATGGCATAATTTTGTCCACAGCTATAGAACTTGTAAAAAGCAAAGGAGTTTTTTCTCGCGACGAATTAATTCAAAAAGCGATAACAACCCACTCCGCTGCTTATTTAAGAACAGTTGCTAATCAGCCCCCAATTTTTTCAAAAGTATTTTCTCAGAGAGCTTTTGAATCTTTATATAAAGCAGGAATGTTTACTCCCCGTGAAAACCAAAAATTATCTTTGAATCCTACTGTAATTTCAGGACTTACACATTTTTTAAATATTTCATTATGGTCTAATTATGTTACTTCATAA
- a CDS encoding ABC transporter substrate-binding protein, translating to MNSLKINSSVVSCAIFFSCYAYAAESKIGVIIPMTGSQAYYAKETKNGIDLAVSEYMEKNPNSKVKVIYEDNQSSPTEAAKSANKLITSDKVSAIIGDLVSSNTIAAGSIAEKAKIPIVTPTATNDSITVNKKYIYRTCFTDSFQGLVMANFATKNLNKKTAVIIQDIDSDYSIGLSNTFTKKFSDDGGKVLKVVKYSQKDTSYTPQLGDVRKLKPEVVYIPGFHQQVGVILKEAKELKIDAKFLGGDGWDTTDLRKIANGSEKGGFFSTHYSSEIPAPRLKSFITNYKKKFNVEPSGFSVLGYDTAQIIFSAINSTKNGTPEEINNYLANLKDFPGITGNLSMDKNHNAVKAAVIMEFTEKGNKYITNINPMEK from the coding sequence ATGAATTCTTTAAAAATTAATTCTTCTGTAGTAAGTTGTGCAATTTTTTTTAGCTGTTACGCTTATGCTGCAGAAAGCAAAATAGGTGTCATCATTCCTATGACAGGGAGTCAAGCTTATTACGCAAAAGAAACAAAAAATGGAATTGATTTAGCTGTTTCAGAATATATGGAGAAAAACCCTAATTCTAAAGTTAAAGTCATATATGAAGATAATCAAAGTTCTCCCACTGAGGCAGCGAAAAGTGCTAACAAATTAATTACATCTGATAAAGTTTCAGCAATCATTGGAGATTTGGTTAGTTCTAATACTATAGCAGCAGGTTCCATAGCTGAAAAAGCAAAAATTCCTATCGTGACACCGACAGCTACGAATGACAGCATTACAGTAAATAAAAAATATATTTATAGAACTTGCTTTACCGATAGCTTTCAAGGGCTCGTCATGGCTAATTTTGCAACTAAAAATTTAAATAAAAAAACAGCAGTAATTATTCAAGATATTGACTCTGACTATAGTATTGGTCTCAGCAATACTTTCACCAAAAAATTTAGTGACGATGGTGGAAAAGTGTTAAAAGTTGTAAAATATTCCCAAAAAGATACTTCTTATACTCCACAATTAGGAGATGTAAGAAAATTAAAACCAGAAGTTGTCTATATTCCTGGCTTTCATCAACAAGTGGGAGTCATCCTTAAAGAAGCTAAAGAATTAAAAATTGATGCTAAATTTTTAGGTGGAGATGGATGGGATACAACTGATCTTCGAAAAATTGCAAATGGTTCTGAAAAAGGAGGTTTTTTTTCTACCCATTATTCTTCTGAAATTCCTGCGCCAAGATTAAAATCATTTATTACTAATTATAAGAAAAAGTTTAACGTAGAACCAAGTGGTTTTTCCGTTTTAGGATACGATACTGCACAAATTATTTTTTCTGCTATCAATAGTACAAAAAATGGAACACCTGAAGAAATTAATAATTATTTAGCAAATTTAAAAGATTTTCCAGGTATCACAGGAAATCTTTCTATGGATAAAAATCATAATGCAGTAAAAGCTGCAGTAATTATGGAATTTACAGAAAAGGGTAACAAATATATTACTAACATCAATCCTATGGAAAAATAA
- the panC gene encoding pantoate--beta-alanine ligase — protein MPQVFTRRHEFLNYIKEQKRNRNSIGFVPTMGALHAGHAQLIKQSTSENNCTVVSIFVNPKQFGPTEDFAKYPRTFQNDVDLIESMGAQAVFSPTVEEMYPPLFATQVSVTGITEVLCGAYRPGHFNGVTTVVMLLMNLAQADKMYLGQKDFQQVQVIKKMVQDLVHSTSIIMVPTIREQDGLALSSRNRYLSEEARQIASAVPKSLAAAAKLFLQGENNIAKLTKASQQELSKFGLEPQYLEFRKVSDLTIKIDTNIQEETVLAIAQFIESNGSKVRLIDNVILDNNSTNKQSLEDLISRAFS, from the coding sequence GTGCCCCAAGTTTTTACCCGTCGCCACGAGTTTTTGAATTACATCAAAGAACAAAAAAGGAATAGAAACTCAATTGGATTTGTGCCCACTATGGGTGCGCTGCATGCGGGACATGCACAATTGATCAAGCAATCAACAAGCGAAAATAATTGTACTGTAGTCTCCATTTTTGTGAATCCAAAACAATTTGGTCCAACTGAAGATTTTGCTAAATATCCTAGAACATTTCAAAATGATGTAGATCTGATAGAAAGTATGGGAGCTCAAGCTGTTTTTTCTCCTACTGTAGAAGAGATGTACCCTCCCCTTTTTGCAACACAAGTATCAGTAACAGGTATTACAGAAGTTCTGTGTGGAGCTTACAGACCAGGGCACTTTAACGGGGTAACAACTGTTGTCATGCTCCTCATGAACCTTGCGCAAGCAGATAAAATGTATTTAGGGCAAAAAGATTTCCAACAAGTCCAAGTAATAAAAAAAATGGTTCAAGATCTTGTTCACAGCACAAGTATTATTATGGTTCCTACAATTAGAGAACAGGATGGCCTTGCTTTAAGTAGCAGAAATCGTTACCTTTCAGAAGAAGCTAGACAAATAGCATCTGCAGTACCGAAATCTTTAGCGGCCGCAGCAAAGCTTTTTTTACAAGGCGAAAATAATATTGCAAAGCTAACGAAGGCATCGCAACAAGAATTAAGTAAATTTGGGTTAGAACCTCAATATTTGGAGTTTCGAAAAGTTTCTGATCTCACAATTAAAATTGATACCAATATTCAAGAAGAAACTGTTCTTGCTATCGCTCAATTTATTGAAAGTAATGGCTCAAAAGTGCGCTTGATCGATAATGTTATTTTAGATAACAATTCTACAAATAAGCAATCTCTTGAAGATCTGATCTCCAGAGCATTTAGCTAA
- a CDS encoding branched-chain amino acid ABC transporter permease — protein sequence MIDFVQAVIDGVAIGSLYALIAIGYSMVFGILQFVNFAHGELFMLGAYFVMLLLTIGTPIWAALLFAILAVGLIAIVIERVAYKPLRKHNRLAPLITAVAMSLFLQNIVQVLFSPNSLSYPVNIPGNILTFGDLFVRIRDIGIFLLTILLVISLELFLNKTKAGKGIRALAMHTDASKICGVPFDRTVSLTFFIGAMLAVIAGTIQGMATNQIFPLMGVNAGLKAFAAAVLGGIGDLKGAVLGGLFLGISESMLVSYELSTYKDGFAFVLLIIVLLVRPQGILGRAQLVKV from the coding sequence ATGATAGACTTTGTTCAAGCTGTTATTGATGGAGTTGCAATAGGAAGTCTGTATGCTCTTATTGCAATAGGCTACTCGATGGTCTTTGGAATTTTACAATTTGTTAATTTTGCACATGGTGAATTATTCATGCTTGGTGCTTATTTTGTTATGCTTCTGCTTACTATAGGGACACCAATTTGGGCAGCTCTTCTTTTTGCAATTCTAGCTGTAGGATTAATTGCAATTGTAATTGAGCGGGTAGCATATAAGCCACTAAGGAAACACAATCGACTAGCTCCTTTGATTACCGCAGTTGCAATGAGTCTTTTTCTCCAAAATATTGTACAAGTTTTGTTTTCTCCTAATTCATTAAGTTATCCAGTAAATATCCCTGGAAACATTTTAACATTTGGAGATCTATTTGTCAGAATTAGAGATATTGGTATTTTCTTGTTAACAATTTTATTGGTCATTTCTCTTGAACTTTTTTTAAATAAAACCAAAGCAGGCAAAGGGATTAGGGCTCTTGCGATGCATACCGATGCTTCTAAAATTTGTGGTGTTCCTTTTGACAGAACTGTTAGTTTAACTTTTTTCATTGGTGCAATGCTTGCTGTTATTGCTGGAACAATCCAAGGTATGGCTACAAATCAAATCTTTCCTCTGATGGGAGTTAATGCTGGCCTAAAAGCTTTTGCAGCAGCTGTTTTAGGAGGAATTGGTGATTTAAAAGGAGCTGTTCTTGGTGGACTATTTTTAGGTATTTCTGAAAGTATGCTTGTAAGTTATGAACTGTCTACTTACAAAGATGGATTTGCTTTTGTCTTATTAATTATTGTTCTGCTTGTTAGACCGCAAGGAATACTTGGTAGAGCACAACTAGTAAAAGTATAA
- a CDS encoding ABC transporter ATP-binding protein, producing MLHVENLSVEYGAIQALKNIQIDVFPGEIVSLVGSNGAGKTTFLRTISGLIKAKAGKIKFIDNFIQTLPTHEIVTLGISQSPEGRMVFPDMSVKENLLMGCFAFSYSKEEIQTNIERMINWFPRLGERINQKAILLSGGEQQMLAIARALMAKPKLLLLDEPSLGIAPLVVQQIFKIIVELNREGMTILLAEQNARLALKISHRAYVLELGTIIKQGEASLLLHDKDVQRAYLGG from the coding sequence ATGCTTCATGTTGAAAATCTTTCGGTTGAATATGGTGCTATTCAAGCCTTAAAAAACATTCAGATAGATGTGTTTCCTGGAGAAATTGTTTCCTTAGTTGGTAGTAATGGTGCTGGGAAAACCACTTTTTTAAGAACTATTTCTGGTTTAATAAAAGCAAAAGCAGGTAAAATAAAATTTATAGATAATTTTATTCAAACTTTACCCACGCACGAAATTGTTACTTTAGGAATTAGTCAATCTCCTGAAGGAAGAATGGTTTTTCCAGATATGTCAGTAAAAGAAAACCTATTAATGGGTTGCTTTGCTTTTTCATATAGTAAAGAAGAAATTCAAACAAATATTGAACGCATGATAAACTGGTTTCCAAGACTTGGAGAAAGAATAAATCAAAAAGCCATCTTGTTATCAGGTGGAGAGCAACAAATGCTTGCCATTGCCCGTGCCCTCATGGCAAAACCCAAATTGCTGTTATTGGACGAACCTAGTCTTGGGATCGCTCCATTAGTGGTTCAACAAATTTTTAAAATTATCGTTGAACTCAATCGTGAGGGTATGACAATATTGTTAGCAGAGCAAAATGCACGATTGGCGTTAAAAATATCGCACCGTGCCTATGTTTTAGAACTCGGAACAATTATTAAACAAGGCGAAGCCAGTTTACTGCTCCATGATAAAGATGTTCAACGGGCATACCTCGGAGGTTAA
- a CDS encoding ABC transporter substrate-binding protein: MLKKSYFGNFKSIIVSSFVSLAIINFSNATEIKIGVLLPLTGSQAFYGKEAKNGIDLAIKNYNDPNLKIKLIVEDTQSTPLEAAKGINKLITSDKVSVVIAEVISSNAIAAASIAEKAKIPIISPAATNDAVTFGKKYVFRTCFIDSFQGVVMANFAVKNLNAKSAIILEDSDSDYSKGLSDSFKTTFTKSGGQITKVLKYSQKDTSFTAQLGDVRKLKPDVVFIPGFHQQVGVILREAKELGIKTKMLGGDGWFTPELRMIAKGAEIGGYTSTHYSTDSDEPKVKSFIENYSKRYQAKPSAHAALGYDTFNIIVHALKGIDKYDSEKITEALSKIKDFHGITGNITMDKNHNPIKPAVILEYVPNGYKYVTSIGPDKK, translated from the coding sequence ATGCTTAAAAAAAGCTACTTTGGTAATTTCAAGTCAATTATAGTTTCCAGTTTTGTTTCTTTAGCTATTATAAATTTTTCAAATGCAACTGAAATAAAAATAGGAGTACTTCTTCCTTTAACGGGAAGCCAAGCTTTTTATGGGAAAGAAGCAAAAAATGGAATTGATTTAGCCATTAAAAATTATAATGATCCAAATTTAAAAATTAAATTGATTGTAGAAGATACTCAAAGTACTCCACTTGAAGCTGCAAAAGGGATTAATAAATTAATAACTTCTGATAAAGTATCAGTCGTTATTGCTGAAGTTATTAGTTCAAATGCTATTGCAGCCGCTTCAATTGCTGAAAAAGCAAAAATACCTATTATTTCACCTGCCGCAACAAATGATGCAGTTACTTTTGGAAAAAAATACGTTTTTAGGACTTGTTTTATAGATAGCTTTCAAGGTGTTGTGATGGCAAATTTTGCCGTCAAAAATTTAAACGCAAAATCAGCAATTATTCTTGAAGATTCCGATTCTGATTATTCAAAAGGTTTAAGCGATAGTTTTAAAACAACTTTTACTAAATCGGGTGGACAAATTACAAAAGTACTAAAATATTCTCAAAAAGATACAAGTTTTACAGCTCAACTTGGTGATGTACGGAAGCTAAAACCAGACGTCGTTTTTATACCAGGTTTTCATCAACAAGTTGGTGTTATTTTACGTGAAGCAAAAGAACTCGGCATTAAAACAAAAATGTTAGGTGGTGATGGCTGGTTTACTCCAGAATTGCGCATGATAGCAAAGGGAGCTGAAATTGGGGGTTATACTTCAACCCATTACTCAACAGATAGTGACGAACCAAAAGTAAAGTCTTTTATAGAAAATTATTCAAAACGTTATCAGGCAAAACCTAGCGCACATGCAGCTTTAGGATATGATACTTTTAATATAATAGTTCATGCACTAAAAGGCATTGATAAATATGATTCAGAAAAAATAACAGAAGCTCTCTCGAAGATAAAGGATTTTCATGGTATAACTGGAAATATTACTATGGATAAGAATCATAATCCTATAAAGCCAGCCGTAATACTTGAATATGTACCAAATGGATACAAGTATGTAACAAGTATTGGCCCAGACAAGAAGTGA
- a CDS encoding ABC transporter ATP-binding protein: MSNILSITNVTVKFGGLVALNNFHINVRKGGISGVIGPNGAGKTTVFNIITGVYKPFSGSVLIDNKELVGLPTHFIAHYHVARTFQNIRLFSNMTVSENILSGAAIEREGDFFSSLFFLPKTRRKERELQKKMEELLHFCGLEKFKDFPATSLPYGLQRKLEIARALMTNPKLLLLDEPAAGMNPTEKLALQELVKKISKQNISILLIEHDMKFVMNLCEHITVLNYGSVIAEGLPKEIQTNHEVIEAYLGSDVEDDFIVKMEKET; this comes from the coding sequence ATGTCTAATATACTCTCAATAACAAACGTAACAGTAAAATTTGGTGGCCTTGTTGCTTTAAATAATTTCCATATCAATGTTCGAAAAGGTGGAATATCCGGAGTTATTGGTCCTAATGGTGCTGGGAAAACTACTGTATTTAATATTATAACAGGTGTTTATAAACCTTTTTCTGGTTCTGTTTTAATAGATAATAAAGAATTAGTTGGATTGCCAACCCATTTTATTGCACACTATCACGTTGCTAGAACATTCCAAAATATTCGATTATTTTCGAATATGACTGTAAGTGAAAATATTCTTTCCGGTGCCGCAATTGAAAGAGAAGGTGATTTTTTCTCTTCATTATTCTTTCTGCCAAAAACTAGAAGAAAAGAAAGAGAATTGCAAAAGAAAATGGAAGAACTTTTGCACTTTTGTGGATTAGAAAAATTTAAAGATTTCCCTGCAACATCTTTACCCTATGGGCTACAAAGAAAACTAGAAATTGCACGGGCTTTAATGACCAATCCTAAATTATTATTACTTGATGAGCCTGCTGCAGGAATGAATCCTACAGAAAAGCTGGCTTTACAAGAACTTGTTAAAAAAATTTCTAAACAAAATATATCAATATTATTAATTGAGCATGACATGAAATTTGTAATGAATTTGTGTGAACACATTACTGTTTTAAATTATGGTAGTGTGATTGCTGAAGGATTACCCAAAGAAATTCAAACGAATCATGAAGTAATTGAAGCTTATTTAGGTTCAGATGTCGAAGATGACTTTATAGTTAAAATGGAAAAGGAAACTTAA
- a CDS encoding branched-chain amino acid ABC transporter permease, which yields MNDILNYIQLPFIMFCILAIQAMSLQIILGGTGLLSLGHAAFYTVGGYTSAIFTVFLAPKLGIENHSLMLFLACLVGMISAACSGLIVAIPCLKLRGDYLAMATLGVGEIVATIFKNLDFVGGTRGFKDIPKLGSGLLIFISMFIVALFIIKFYKTNLGFAVRATRDDEISARSIGINIYKTKLVSFLIGSSLAGLAGVFYAHTLQFISPDEAGFYNSVVLVLAVVIGGMYSVFGSIFGALIIVLIPELLRFIPQLVNPFLLSLVDKGILSNSFVTIFDSIFSNRTLVFSVLVIMIMLLNPKGVASLIENLKKMRSSHV from the coding sequence ATGAATGATATTTTAAATTATATTCAACTTCCATTTATTATGTTTTGTATACTTGCTATTCAAGCAATGAGTTTGCAAATTATTCTTGGTGGAACAGGTTTATTGTCTTTAGGCCATGCTGCATTTTATACTGTAGGAGGTTATACTTCTGCAATTTTCACAGTTTTCTTAGCGCCAAAATTAGGGATTGAAAATCACAGTTTAATGCTATTTTTAGCTTGCTTAGTTGGAATGATCAGTGCTGCTTGCAGTGGACTTATCGTTGCCATTCCTTGTTTAAAATTAAGGGGTGATTACTTAGCTATGGCCACACTTGGTGTTGGAGAAATTGTTGCCACTATTTTTAAAAACCTAGATTTTGTTGGTGGCACAAGAGGTTTTAAAGATATTCCTAAATTAGGCTCTGGATTATTAATATTTATTAGCATGTTTATAGTTGCATTATTTATTATCAAATTTTATAAAACCAATTTAGGTTTTGCAGTTAGAGCCACAAGAGATGATGAAATTTCGGCTAGAAGTATAGGAATAAATATTTATAAAACAAAACTTGTTTCTTTCTTAATTGGCTCTTCTCTTGCTGGTTTAGCTGGTGTTTTTTATGCACATACGCTTCAGTTTATCAGTCCTGATGAAGCTGGATTTTATAATAGTGTTGTCTTGGTTTTAGCTGTTGTTATTGGTGGTATGTATAGTGTTTTTGGAAGTATTTTTGGCGCACTAATTATAGTTTTAATTCCTGAGTTACTTCGTTTCATACCTCAGCTTGTAAATCCATTTTTATTATCTTTAGTAGACAAAGGTATTTTGAGCAATTCATTTGTAACTATTTTTGATTCTATATTTTCAAATAGGACTTTAGTTTTTTCAGTTTTAGTTATCATGATTATGTTACTTAATCCAAAAGGAGTAGCATCTTTGATAGAAAACTTAAAAAAAATGAGGTCTTCTCATGTCTAA
- a CDS encoding ABC transporter substrate-binding protein yields MLLNSSNTKLYFKTFFLLNGLAFFSATFALEVKVGAVLSMTGTLGSYGQDAKKGMELALAEMGNTEPKIKLIIEDSQSTPAEAAKAINKLVTSDKIAVAIGDVTSSNTIAAASIAEKSKVPIISPAATNDSVTFQKKYVFRACFIDSFQGTVMATFATSTLKAKTAIVMEDSDSDYSKGLSKSFVENFTKNGGKVTKILRYSQKDTSYSAQLTEVRKIKPDILFIPGFHQQVGVILRESKDLQITAKILGGDGWDTPELRQIAKGAENGSFISNHYIATGDNKKLQAFVKAYKAKFKEEPSSFAALAYDSIYMVRNAVKNKNSIDSEKITEGLASIQKFEGVTGMITMDKNHNPTKPAVVLEFIPNGYKYISTVNP; encoded by the coding sequence ATGCTTCTCAATAGCTCTAACACAAAACTATATTTTAAGACTTTTTTTCTTTTAAACGGTCTTGCCTTTTTTTCTGCAACTTTTGCCTTAGAAGTAAAAGTCGGCGCTGTTCTTTCTATGACTGGAACTCTAGGATCATATGGACAAGATGCAAAGAAAGGAATGGAACTAGCGTTAGCAGAAATGGGAAATACAGAACCAAAGATCAAACTTATTATAGAAGACTCGCAAAGTACTCCTGCAGAAGCCGCAAAAGCGATAAATAAACTTGTGACTTCAGATAAAATAGCGGTTGCCATAGGTGATGTCACCAGTTCAAATACAATAGCAGCTGCTTCTATAGCTGAAAAATCCAAAGTTCCTATTATTTCGCCTGCAGCAACAAATGATAGTGTTACCTTTCAAAAAAAATATGTTTTTCGAGCTTGTTTTATAGATAGCTTCCAAGGAACTGTAATGGCAACTTTTGCTACATCTACTTTAAAGGCAAAAACCGCCATTGTCATGGAAGATTCGGATTCGGATTACAGCAAGGGATTGAGTAAAAGTTTTGTTGAAAATTTCACAAAAAATGGCGGCAAAGTTACAAAAATATTACGTTATTCTCAAAAGGACACTTCTTATAGTGCACAGTTAACAGAAGTTAGAAAAATTAAACCTGACATTTTGTTTATTCCCGGCTTTCATCAGCAAGTTGGTGTTATTTTAAGAGAATCTAAGGATCTCCAAATAACTGCAAAAATTCTTGGTGGAGATGGTTGGGATACTCCTGAATTGAGACAAATAGCAAAAGGTGCAGAAAATGGGAGTTTTATTTCTAATCACTACATTGCAACTGGAGATAATAAGAAACTTCAAGCTTTTGTGAAAGCTTATAAAGCAAAATTTAAAGAGGAGCCTAGCTCGTTTGCTGCTTTAGCTTATGATTCTATTTACATGGTAAGAAATGCAGTTAAAAATAAAAATTCAATTGATTCTGAAAAAATTACGGAAGGGCTTGCTTCAATCCAGAAGTTTGAAGGTGTGACAGGAATGATCACGATGGATAAAAACCATAACCCCACAAAACCTGCAGTTGTTCTAGAATTTATACCCAACGGATATAAATATATTTCCACTGTAAATCCTTAA